The Gemmatimonadaceae bacterium genome includes the window AGCATGGATCAACGTGCAGCGGGACAACAGTGGACGCCGTCGCACGAGCCCGCATGGGTCCCCACGGCGACGGTCGCCAAGTTACGGCAGATCACTTCCCGGTACCTCGACGGCGATGGCGCCGCCTCCGCCGACGTCGAAACCGTCGCCGACTCCCTCGCGGCCGCCGCGCACTCGGCAGGACACAGCCCTGAGCGCATGCTCATCGCGGTGCGAGAGATCTGGCGCGAGTTCACTCCCTCGCAGCACGATCGGCTCCAGCTCGCGTCGCTCTACGATCGGCTCGTGCGCAGGACGATCGACCGGTATTACGATGTCTGACGTTCCGATCCGCTCGCCGCTCTGACAACGGCTCGTCGGTGCTCAGCTCCTCTGCTTCGCCGCCATCGCTGAGCGAATCATGATGTACTCCCCGATGTTCTCGAGCGTGAGCACGCCTAACAGCTCGCGCCCGCGAACGACCGGCATCGCGTTGCATCCACAGTTTCGGAGGCGGTCGATCGCCTCCTCCGCGCGGTCCTCGGGCGTCGCCGTCGCAAATCGGCGATGCATCGAGTCCGCGACCGTCGCCGATGCGCCGCCGTCGGAGAGCGCACGCAAGAGGTCGGCGCGCGTCAGCACGCCCACCAGGCCGCCGCTCGCGTCCACCACCGGGAAATCCTGCTGAAATCCCTCGAGCGTGAACTGCACGGCGCGCGACAGCGGATCATCGGGCGCCAGCGTGTGAACCTCGCGAATCATCAGATCCTCGATCGGTACTCCGTCGAGCGTCGCCGACGTCTGCACCGCGGCCGCCTCGCTTCCGGCGCCAAGCCAGACGAAGAGGGCGATCAGCACCCAGAAGGGGTTGGTGAAGCGGTACAGACCAGCGATGCCTAACAAAAGAGCGAACACGCGTCCCACCCGCGCCGCGATCTCCGTCGCCCGGGTGTAGCTGCTCAGCCGCATCGCAAGGATCGCGCGGAGCACACGCCCGCCGTCCATCGGGAAGGCGGGAAGCAGATTGAAGGCCGCGAGCACGACGTTCACGAATGCCAGCTGATAGAGAAACGCGCGTGCTGACGTCACGATATCGATGTCGTACAGCTCGCCAACGGGCGGCTGGCCGCCGAGCCTAACGATGCCGTAGAGCACGATCGCCAGCACGACATTCACTGCCGGTCCCGCGAGCGCGACGAGCAGCTCCTGCCGCGGGTCGCGGGGCATCCGCTCGAGCCGAGCGACGCCGCCGATGGGCAGCAGCGTGATGTCGCGCGTGCGGATGCCATAGCGCCGCGCGGTGAGCGCGTGTCCCAATTCGTGCAATACTACGATCGCGAACAGCGCGATGATGTAGATCATCGACGCCGCAATGGCTGCCGGACCCTGTGCGTACTCCTGAAACGCGACCCATGCGAGGAGCAGCACGAAGGTCGCGTGGACGTACAGATCGATCCCCGCGACGCGCCCGAGGCGCCAGGACCATCTCATCTCGACTGACCCGCGACCGGAGCCGCGCCCAGCCACGGTGTCCCGGGCCGGCGGTTTCGCAGATACAGATTGAGCGACCCGAACT containing:
- a CDS encoding site-2 protease family protein, encoding MRWSWRLGRVAGIDLYVHATFVLLLAWVAFQEYAQGPAAIAASMIYIIALFAIVVLHELGHALTARRYGIRTRDITLLPIGGVARLERMPRDPRQELLVALAGPAVNVVLAIVLYGIVRLGGQPPVGELYDIDIVTSARAFLYQLAFVNVVLAAFNLLPAFPMDGGRVLRAILAMRLSSYTRATEIAARVGRVFALLLGIAGLYRFTNPFWVLIALFVWLGAGSEAAAVQTSATLDGVPIEDLMIREVHTLAPDDPLSRAVQFTLEGFQQDFPVVDASGGLVGVLTRADLLRALSDGGASATVADSMHRRFATATPEDRAEEAIDRLRNCGCNAMPVVRGRELLGVLTLENIGEYIMIRSAMAAKQRS